Proteins encoded together in one Candidatus Eisenbacteria bacterium window:
- the nadB gene encoding L-aspartate oxidase, whose protein sequence is MASDFLVVGSGMAGLLFAMEASRHGSVTILTKRSGAESNTVWAQGGIAAVMGDDDALSLHAQDTLAVGGGLARPEVVEIVVGSGPALIRRLESLGIVFSRDAGGARLALGREGGHGRRRVVHSGDSTGRRIQETLLARARENPRIRILENHFAVDIIRSAKIRPGSEDAAVGVYALDGKTREVLPFAARIVVLATGGCGKVYRYTSNPDLATGDGIAMAYRAGCRVANLEFMQFHPTCLYHPEAKNFLISEAVRGEGATLTSVTGERFMSSHPMQELAPRDVVARAIDREMKERGKHHVLLHLEHLDGDRLRARFPGIYETCLRFGIDFTRQPLPVVPAAHYICGGVVVDPWGASDLPGLFAAGEVAHTGLHGANRLASNSLLEAGVFALRAAEEAGRRLPGIRPVGDLPAWEIGAASLPKESVLVDAHWDLVRRLMWDFVGIVRTDHRLELARRYIELVRGSIESYYWDFVLDPDLVELRNVALVAELMVQSAVRRSESRGLHYNLDHQEAREDPPRDTVLRTPGPEA, encoded by the coding sequence ATGGCGTCGGACTTCCTCGTCGTCGGGTCCGGGATGGCCGGATTGCTTTTTGCAATGGAGGCTTCCCGTCATGGTTCCGTCACGATCTTGACGAAGCGGTCGGGAGCCGAGTCGAACACGGTCTGGGCGCAAGGCGGAATCGCGGCCGTCATGGGCGACGACGACGCGCTCTCTCTCCACGCACAGGACACGCTCGCCGTCGGCGGCGGCCTCGCGCGGCCGGAGGTCGTCGAGATCGTCGTGGGCTCCGGCCCTGCTCTGATCCGTCGCCTCGAATCGCTCGGCATCGTCTTCTCGCGGGACGCTGGGGGCGCCCGCCTGGCCCTCGGCCGGGAAGGGGGGCACGGCAGACGCCGAGTCGTTCACTCGGGCGACTCCACGGGCCGACGGATCCAGGAGACGCTATTGGCTCGAGCCCGGGAGAATCCGCGCATCAGGATCCTGGAGAACCACTTCGCCGTGGACATCATCCGCAGCGCGAAGATCCGGCCCGGTTCCGAGGACGCTGCCGTCGGCGTCTATGCGCTCGACGGCAAGACGCGAGAGGTTCTTCCTTTCGCGGCGCGCATCGTCGTGCTGGCCACGGGAGGCTGCGGCAAGGTCTACCGCTACACGTCGAACCCCGATCTCGCTACAGGGGACGGGATCGCGATGGCTTACCGCGCGGGTTGCAGGGTCGCCAATCTCGAGTTCATGCAGTTTCATCCGACCTGCCTCTATCACCCCGAAGCCAAGAACTTCCTGATCTCAGAGGCTGTGCGCGGGGAAGGCGCCACGCTGACATCGGTCACGGGAGAGAGGTTCATGAGCTCCCACCCGATGCAGGAGCTGGCGCCGCGGGACGTGGTCGCGCGGGCGATCGATCGGGAGATGAAGGAGCGGGGGAAGCACCACGTCCTGCTCCACCTCGAGCATCTGGACGGCGACAGGCTGCGGGCGCGCTTCCCGGGAATCTACGAAACGTGCCTGCGCTTCGGGATCGACTTCACCCGTCAGCCGCTCCCCGTCGTTCCCGCGGCGCACTACATCTGCGGCGGAGTTGTCGTCGACCCGTGGGGCGCGTCCGATCTGCCCGGCCTCTTTGCCGCGGGAGAGGTCGCCCACACCGGTCTCCACGGCGCCAACCGCCTGGCGAGCAACTCCCTGCTCGAAGCGGGCGTCTTCGCCCTTCGCGCTGCCGAGGAGGCGGGCAGACGGCTGCCGGGGATCCGTCCGGTCGGCGATCTTCCGGCATGGGAGATCGGGGCGGCGAGCCTGCCGAAGGAGTCGGTCCTGGTCGACGCCCACTGGGACCTGGTCAGAAGGCTGATGTGGGACTTTGTCGGCATCGTGCGCACCGACCACCGCCTGGAGTTGGCCCGTCGCTATATCGAACTCGTGCGGGGATCGATCGAGTCCTACTACTGGGACTTCGTCCTCGACCCCGATCTGGTCGAGCTGCGCAACGTAGCTCTTGTCGCGGAGCTCATGGTCCAGAGCGCGGTCCGCCGAAGCGAGTCGCGCGGTCTCCACTACAACCTGGACCACCAGGAGGCGCGGGAGGACCCGCCCCGCGACACGGTGCTGCGGACGCCGGGCCCGGAAGCGTAA